A region of Desulfovibrio sp. DNA encodes the following proteins:
- a CDS encoding phosphotransferase, giving the protein MRTGTEEKTPLSVSSEKIQAYLRQVFGDSAKLSWLGEIGQNGLQGMKEFGYGKPLRIEFSVNGRLRSAVLSIMRGDKYGHQFYWDRAAILMFQHETAGRMPKHAKPMGLGYFDVRDKMTGVLEPKEFFILNELVDGDDYYKDLERIGKEGATQDDIALVRDFAGWLAEIHAQKADDPDLYLRRIRNLIGASECIFGLVDAYPYPYDKFLPERFQALEKRVVDWRWKLRKYTHRLSVVHGDFHPWNTLVRKDDDGKWDFSVLDRSRGEFGEPADDVSTMSLNFVLFALYGQTDKPRLSGDFERLYIAFWEEYLSRTGDEEILEVIAPFYVFRGLVIASPQWYPHHPEPVRAGLLRFLERVLEDERFDWRGINKYLE; this is encoded by the coding sequence ATGCGCACAGGCACGGAAGAGAAAACCCCGCTTTCGGTAAGCTCCGAAAAGATCCAGGCCTACCTGCGCCAGGTGTTCGGGGATTCGGCAAAGCTCTCCTGGCTTGGCGAAATCGGCCAGAACGGCCTGCAGGGCATGAAGGAATTCGGCTACGGCAAGCCGCTGCGCATCGAGTTCTCCGTGAACGGGCGCCTGCGGTCCGCCGTTCTGTCCATCATGCGCGGCGACAAGTACGGCCACCAGTTCTACTGGGACCGGGCCGCCATCCTCATGTTCCAGCACGAGACCGCAGGGCGTATGCCCAAACATGCCAAGCCCATGGGCCTTGGCTATTTCGACGTGCGCGACAAGATGACAGGGGTTCTGGAGCCCAAGGAGTTCTTCATCTTAAACGAGCTGGTGGACGGGGACGACTACTACAAGGATCTCGAGCGCATAGGCAAAGAAGGCGCCACGCAGGACGACATCGCCCTGGTCCGGGATTTTGCGGGCTGGCTGGCCGAGATCCACGCGCAGAAGGCCGACGACCCGGACCTGTACCTGCGCAGAATCCGCAACCTGATAGGTGCCTCGGAGTGCATCTTCGGCCTGGTGGACGCCTATCCTTACCCCTACGACAAGTTTTTGCCGGAGCGCTTTCAGGCTCTGGAAAAGCGCGTTGTCGACTGGCGCTGGAAGCTGCGCAAGTACACGCACCGCTTGAGCGTGGTTCATGGCGACTTCCACCCATGGAACACCCTGGTGCGAAAAGATGATGATGGCAAATGGGATTTCTCCGTGCTGGACCGCAGCCGGGGCGAGTTCGGCGAACCGGCGGACGACGTGTCCACCATGAGCCTCAATTTCGTGCTGTTCGCGCTCTACGGCCAGACGGACAAGCCAAGGCTTTCAGGAGATTTCGAGAGGCTCTACATCGCTTTCTGGGAAGAGTATCTCTCGCGCACTGGCGATGAGGAAATTTTAGAGGTCATCGCGCCCTTCTACGTGTTCCGTGGGCTGGTGATCGCCTCTCCCCAGTGGTACCCGCACCACCCCGAGCCGGTGCGGGCCGGGCTTTTGCGCTTTCTGGAAAGGGTGCTGGAGGACGAGCGCTTCGACTGGCGGGGGATTAATAAGTATTTGGAGTAG
- a CDS encoding carbohydrate kinase family protein — protein sequence MRILVFGSMAYDRIMTFPGKFADHILPDKLHILSVCFVLEGLTEKFGGTAGNIAYSLSLLGDSPTIVASVGKDFEPYAAWLTKHGLTLQGIRNVPEELTAGAYITTDQTDNQITAFNPGAMKVQAGFPVDGFDPATTLGIVAPGCLADMKHYSAKFKELGIPFFFDPGQNITAFSGEELAEMLTGASYLITNDYELQLIMNATGLSKEAILHRVGTLITTLGEEGCVINEKGAETAVPAARITGVKDPTGAGDSFRAGLLRGLALGKPLPVAARMGAVAAAYCVEQHGTQEHTFTEKEFRARYEENFGPLS from the coding sequence ATGCGCATCCTCGTCTTCGGGTCCATGGCCTACGATAGGATCATGACCTTTCCCGGCAAGTTCGCCGACCACATCCTGCCCGACAAACTGCACATCCTCTCGGTGTGCTTCGTGCTGGAAGGTTTGACCGAAAAGTTCGGCGGCACTGCCGGTAACATCGCCTATTCCCTGAGCCTTTTAGGCGACAGCCCCACCATCGTTGCCTCTGTGGGCAAGGATTTTGAGCCCTACGCCGCCTGGCTTACCAAGCACGGGCTCACCCTGCAGGGCATTAGGAACGTTCCCGAGGAATTGACCGCCGGGGCCTACATCACCACGGACCAGACCGACAATCAGATAACCGCCTTCAACCCCGGAGCCATGAAGGTCCAGGCCGGGTTCCCGGTTGATGGCTTCGATCCCGCGACCACGTTAGGCATCGTCGCCCCCGGCTGCCTGGCGGACATGAAGCACTACAGCGCCAAGTTCAAGGAGCTGGGCATCCCCTTTTTCTTCGACCCCGGCCAGAACATCACCGCGTTTTCCGGCGAGGAACTGGCCGAGATGCTCACCGGGGCCAGCTATCTGATCACCAACGACTACGAGCTCCAGCTGATCATGAATGCCACCGGGCTCTCCAAAGAGGCCATACTGCACCGGGTGGGCACGCTCATCACCACCCTGGGCGAGGAAGGCTGCGTGATCAATGAGAAGGGCGCCGAGACCGCTGTCCCGGCGGCCAGGATTACAGGCGTGAAAGACCCCACCGGCGCGGGTGACTCATTCCGGGCGGGTCTGTTGCGGGGGCTGGCCCTGGGCAAACCGCTGCCCGTGGCCGCCAGGATGGGAGCCGTTGCCGCGGCCTATTGCGTGGAGCAGCACGGGACCCAGGAACACACCTTCACCGAGAAAGAGTTCCGGGCGCGCTACGAGGAGAACTTCGGGCCGCTCTCATAG
- a CDS encoding divalent-cation tolerance protein CutA, whose translation MAAVFVYVTAKDRTEALAIGRTLVEERLVACVNVLDNVRSLYWWEGKVQEEDEALFVAKTRSELMEKVVARVKELHSYQVPCVVALPVAAGNPDFLDWITAETGPQA comes from the coding sequence ATGGCCGCTGTTTTCGTCTACGTCACCGCCAAGGACCGGACCGAGGCTCTGGCAATCGGCCGGACCCTGGTGGAAGAGAGGCTGGTGGCCTGCGTGAACGTCCTGGACAACGTGCGTTCCCTCTACTGGTGGGAGGGCAAGGTTCAGGAGGAGGACGAGGCCCTGTTCGTGGCCAAGACCCGTTCCGAGCTGATGGAGAAGGTCGTGGCGCGGGTGAAGGAGTTGCACTCCTATCAGGTGCCCTGTGTCGTGGCCTTGCCGGTGGCGGCCGGCAACCCGGATTTTCTGGACTGGATAACCGCCGAGACCGGTCCGCAAGCGTAA
- a CDS encoding endonuclease III domain-containing protein: MRRREQLLEYYQAMLGALGHRHWWPARTPFEVCVGAVLTQNTAWTGVGKAIANLDAAGGLDPQTLFALPQEKIEELIRPAGYFRLKAKRLRSLLEYLRESCGFDLGLLSKRDMGAVREELLGVSGVGPETADSILCYALGMPSFVVDAYTRRILSRHGLVPEDAHYDELREFFMDVLDPDPALYNDFHAQLVRVGNRFCKTRKPLCEECPLGPFLS, from the coding sequence ATGCGCCGGCGTGAACAGCTCTTGGAGTATTACCAGGCCATGCTCGGGGCCCTGGGTCACAGGCACTGGTGGCCAGCGCGCACGCCCTTCGAGGTGTGTGTGGGCGCGGTTCTTACCCAGAACACCGCCTGGACGGGCGTGGGAAAGGCCATCGCCAACCTGGACGCGGCCGGAGGCCTGGACCCGCAGACGCTCTTCGCCCTGCCCCAGGAGAAAATCGAGGAGCTGATACGCCCGGCCGGGTATTTCAGGCTCAAGGCCAAACGGCTGCGCAGCCTCCTTGAATATCTGCGCGAGAGCTGCGGCTTCGATCTGGGCCTCTTGTCCAAGCGCGACATGGGCGCCGTGCGCGAGGAACTCCTGGGCGTTTCCGGGGTGGGGCCTGAAACGGCGGATTCCATTTTGTGCTACGCCCTTGGCATGCCAAGCTTCGTGGTGGACGCATACACCAGGCGCATCCTCTCCCGGCACGGTCTGGTTCCCGAGGACGCCCATTACGACGAACTGCGAGAGTTTTTCATGGACGTGCTGGACCCCGATCCAGCCCTGTACAACGACTTCCACGCCCAGTTGGTGCGCGTGGGCAACCGCTTCTGCAAAACCCGGAAACCGCTGTGCGAAGAATGCCCTTTGGGACCGTTTCTTTCCTGA
- a CDS encoding peptidoglycan DD-metalloendopeptidase family protein, with protein sequence MPFGTVSFLILLFLAGAARAGAPYALDPTATEMAARPELGRILANIRFLEVKLRPQTTRLAVLTGERGRLVRERQGIEDELSVLTGRLKAMLPKLWEMEVRLSGVLEASDVAWDESDRNLNWLGAVYGLAREEAGRVGTKNSALAANLAKEARLRPEIDTQAAQTEAIKDALLAERLKLLRELTALRREKPAPAQRLEHILEQASLADISPVSTLDKPLETARGALPWPATGTISAVFAPDGLPPVNGIGITTAAGAKVSAVHWGRVAYAGELKGLGTVVVLSHGGGALTVYSHLSSSSVKAGQELARGEMLGTVGKLQPGTVSGMYFELRFGLKPINPSRWFPAG encoded by the coding sequence ATGCCCTTTGGGACCGTTTCTTTCCTGATTCTTCTCTTCCTGGCTGGTGCGGCCCGGGCCGGAGCGCCCTATGCCCTGGACCCCACGGCTACGGAAATGGCCGCGCGGCCCGAGCTTGGAAGGATTCTGGCCAACATCCGCTTCCTGGAGGTCAAGTTGCGGCCCCAGACCACCCGCCTGGCCGTTCTGACCGGGGAGCGGGGCCGGCTCGTGCGGGAGCGCCAGGGAATCGAGGACGAGCTCTCGGTGCTGACCGGGAGGCTCAAGGCCATGCTCCCAAAGCTCTGGGAGATGGAGGTCCGGCTCTCGGGCGTGCTGGAAGCTTCCGACGTGGCCTGGGACGAATCGGACCGCAACCTCAACTGGCTCGGGGCCGTATACGGCCTGGCCCGCGAGGAAGCCGGCCGCGTGGGGACTAAAAACAGCGCCCTGGCCGCCAACCTGGCCAAAGAGGCCAGGCTAAGGCCTGAGATTGATACCCAGGCCGCGCAGACCGAGGCCATCAAAGACGCCCTGCTGGCTGAGCGTCTGAAACTCCTGCGTGAGTTGACGGCGCTTCGGCGCGAGAAGCCCGCGCCAGCACAGCGACTTGAACATATCCTCGAACAGGCGTCCCTGGCGGACATCTCCCCGGTCTCCACGCTGGACAAGCCTCTGGAAACAGCTCGAGGCGCCCTGCCCTGGCCAGCCACCGGCACCATATCCGCGGTGTTTGCCCCGGACGGTCTACCGCCGGTGAACGGCATCGGGATAACAACGGCCGCCGGTGCCAAGGTGTCGGCCGTGCATTGGGGCCGCGTGGCCTATGCCGGAGAATTGAAAGGGCTTGGCACGGTGGTGGTCTTGTCCCACGGCGGTGGAGCCCTCACCGTGTATTCACACCTCTCGTCCTCGTCGGTGAAGGCCGGGCAGGAACTGGCCCGGGGCGAGATGCTCGGAACCGTTGGAAAACTCCAGCCAGGGACGGTTTCCGGCATGTATTTTGAATTGCGTTTTGGCCTAAAACCAATTAACCCCAGCCGATGGTTCCCGGCCGGTTGA
- a CDS encoding S41 family peptidase, giving the protein MSRKVKTGLAVLLVILLLTAGLAIAQEDRFGPLKRFSQVLELVETNYVKNVTRQELIDGAIVGMLQQLDAHSSFLSKEDFKEMQVSTSGEFSGIGIEISVEGGRITVISPIDDTPADKAGLKAGDAILEIEGQSTQDMSLMDAVQRIRGPKGKPVNLTIVHKGSNKPEKLRIVRDAIPIISVKSSEVEPGYLLVRITRFNENTTNELKDAVNSYTKSSALKGIILDLRNNPGGLLDQAVSVSDYFLAKGRIVTIKGKKDEQRKDFDSKKDGSEPSVPVTVVINAGSASASEIVAGALQDNKRALLVGDKTFGKGSVQTVIPLNDGSGIKLTTALYYTPSGRSIQAEGVEPDFKVPLQDTDKEKDLFAQGHQVRERDLTRHLDNVSRKKKPDGTDPKQKIKDLMERDNQLKLALELLKYAPVSSAAN; this is encoded by the coding sequence ATGTCCCGCAAAGTAAAGACCGGGCTGGCTGTGCTCCTGGTCATCCTGCTCCTCACAGCCGGATTGGCCATTGCCCAGGAGGACCGTTTCGGCCCCCTGAAACGTTTCAGCCAGGTGCTCGAACTGGTGGAAACCAACTACGTCAAGAACGTGACCCGCCAAGAGCTCATCGACGGAGCCATCGTGGGCATGCTCCAGCAGCTCGACGCCCACTCCAGCTTCCTCAGCAAAGAAGACTTCAAGGAGATGCAGGTGAGCACCTCCGGCGAATTCTCGGGCATCGGCATCGAGATTTCCGTTGAGGGAGGCCGCATCACAGTTATCTCCCCCATTGACGACACCCCGGCCGACAAGGCCGGACTCAAAGCCGGAGACGCGATCCTGGAAATCGAAGGCCAGTCCACCCAGGACATGTCGCTCATGGACGCGGTGCAGCGCATCCGGGGGCCCAAGGGCAAGCCCGTCAACCTGACCATCGTGCACAAGGGCAGCAACAAGCCCGAGAAGCTGCGCATCGTACGCGACGCCATACCCATCATCTCGGTCAAGAGCTCCGAGGTTGAGCCCGGCTACCTGCTGGTGCGCATCACCCGCTTCAACGAGAACACCACCAACGAATTAAAAGACGCGGTGAACTCCTACACCAAGTCCAGCGCGCTCAAGGGGATAATCCTAGACCTTCGCAACAACCCCGGCGGACTGCTCGACCAGGCCGTGAGCGTCTCCGACTACTTCCTCGCCAAGGGCCGCATCGTCACCATCAAGGGCAAGAAAGACGAGCAGCGCAAGGACTTCGACTCCAAGAAGGACGGCTCCGAGCCCTCGGTACCGGTCACCGTGGTTATAAACGCGGGTTCCGCCTCCGCGTCCGAGATCGTTGCCGGCGCGCTCCAGGACAACAAGCGCGCCCTGCTGGTGGGCGACAAGACCTTCGGCAAGGGTTCCGTGCAGACCGTCATTCCTCTAAACGACGGCTCGGGCATCAAGCTCACCACGGCCCTCTACTACACCCCCAGTGGCCGCTCCATCCAGGCCGAAGGCGTGGAGCCCGACTTCAAGGTGCCCCTGCAGGACACCGACAAGGAAAAGGACCTCTTCGCCCAGGGTCACCAGGTGCGCGAGCGGGATCTGACCCGTCACCTGGACAACGTCAGCCGCAAGAAGAAGCCTGACGGAACCGACCCCAAACAGAAGATCAAGGATCTCATGGAGCGCGACAACCAGCTGAAGCTGGCCCTGGAGTTGCTCAAGTACGCACCTGTGAGCTCCGCAGCGAACTAG
- a CDS encoding divergent polysaccharide deacetylase family protein — protein sequence MAQKRPGKPRRRPASKKRGRTPTPAALVFFAGVALAAIILFFGYAFFYLPQKQAEKAQPQTQTQGKAQAPAQAPAAPPVSDQAQAPAQTPVVPPVSPQISEAKPGGPRLTIVIDDLGGSPDQAKELLDLGLPVTFSILPNLTYTKEVDAMAAKAGMEVILHQPMGAYGNSPESPGTLKSGMTVPEVARILTAHLAQLPHATGVSNHTGSKATEDPVLMAAVMVELKSRNLLFLDSLTSAKSVGLKEAAKAGVPAIPRTVFLDNERGQQAALLMLAQAEKEARTKGKAVAIGHPYPETIGALAVWSIRRDKAVRLVPLSALLKTD from the coding sequence ATGGCACAAAAACGCCCCGGCAAACCCCGGCGGCGTCCCGCGAGTAAAAAGCGCGGCCGGACGCCAACCCCGGCCGCGCTCGTTTTCTTCGCGGGCGTGGCCCTTGCCGCCATAATCCTGTTTTTCGGCTACGCCTTCTTCTACCTGCCCCAGAAGCAGGCGGAAAAAGCCCAGCCCCAGACGCAAACCCAAGGCAAGGCGCAAGCCCCAGCCCAGGCTCCTGCCGCTCCCCCTGTTTCGGACCAGGCTCAGGCCCCGGCCCAGACACCAGTGGTCCCTCCCGTTTCGCCGCAAATCTCCGAAGCCAAGCCGGGTGGTCCGCGCCTGACCATCGTCATCGACGACCTGGGCGGCTCCCCGGACCAGGCCAAGGAACTTCTGGACCTGGGCCTCCCCGTAACCTTCTCCATCCTTCCTAATTTGACTTACACAAAAGAGGTGGACGCCATGGCAGCCAAGGCGGGGATGGAGGTTATCCTCCACCAGCCCATGGGTGCTTACGGCAATTCCCCCGAATCCCCAGGCACATTGAAGTCCGGCATGACAGTGCCCGAGGTGGCCCGGATTCTCACCGCGCACCTGGCCCAGCTGCCGCACGCAACCGGAGTGAGCAACCATACCGGGTCCAAGGCCACCGAGGATCCCGTGCTCATGGCCGCTGTCATGGTCGAGCTCAAATCCAGGAACCTCTTGTTTTTGGATTCGCTCACCTCTGCCAAGAGCGTGGGCCTGAAGGAAGCCGCCAAGGCAGGAGTTCCGGCCATTCCCAGGACCGTGTTTTTAGACAACGAGCGAGGCCAGCAGGCGGCGCTTCTCATGCTGGCCCAGGCCGAGAAGGAAGCCAGAACCAAGGGCAAGGCCGTGGCAATCGGCCACCCCTATCCCGAGACCATCGGAGCCTTGGCCGTCTGGAGCATCCGCCGGGACAAGGCCGTCCGGCTGGTTCCCCTCTCCGCACTGTTAAAGACCGATTGA
- a CDS encoding ABC transporter substrate-binding protein, with protein MKRLTALFAVVALALAATSALAQQKVVSITQIVEHPALDNTRKGFMDGLKELGVDAKFNVHIAQGNAATNVQIAGQMLDEKPHLVLAIATPGAQVSAQKIKDIPVLFTAVSDPVGAGLVKSMDAPGGNLTGMTDMPPVAKQLELIKTILPKAAKIGIVYNAGEANSVSQVNAVKAAGAKLGMSVVEATVSNSGGVFQAAKSLVGACDAVYIPLDNTVVSAFESLVKICEENKLPLFSSDNESVAKGSIAALALDYYAMGKQTAAMAKKILDGTKPGAMPVESLTNLDVHLNLKAAKAQGVTVPEDVVKKAVKKFE; from the coding sequence ATGAAACGACTTACTGCTCTATTCGCTGTAGTGGCGCTTGCTCTGGCCGCCACATCCGCTCTGGCCCAACAGAAGGTGGTCTCCATCACCCAGATCGTCGAGCACCCGGCCCTAGACAACACCCGCAAGGGCTTCATGGACGGCCTCAAGGAGCTGGGCGTGGACGCCAAGTTCAACGTGCACATCGCCCAGGGCAACGCCGCCACCAACGTTCAGATCGCAGGCCAGATGCTGGACGAAAAGCCCCATCTGGTTCTGGCCATCGCCACTCCGGGCGCACAGGTAAGCGCCCAGAAGATCAAGGACATCCCCGTGCTGTTCACCGCCGTGTCCGACCCTGTGGGCGCCGGCCTGGTCAAGAGCATGGACGCTCCGGGCGGCAACTTGACCGGCATGACCGACATGCCCCCCGTGGCCAAGCAGCTCGAACTGATTAAAACGATCCTGCCCAAGGCTGCCAAGATCGGCATCGTCTACAACGCCGGCGAAGCCAACTCCGTGAGCCAGGTCAATGCCGTGAAAGCCGCGGGGGCCAAGCTCGGCATGAGCGTGGTGGAAGCCACCGTTTCCAACTCCGGAGGCGTGTTCCAGGCAGCCAAGAGCTTGGTGGGGGCCTGTGATGCGGTGTACATCCCCCTGGACAACACCGTGGTTTCGGCCTTCGAATCCCTGGTGAAGATCTGCGAGGAGAACAAGCTGCCCCTGTTCTCCTCGGACAACGAATCCGTGGCCAAGGGCTCCATCGCCGCCTTGGCCCTGGACTACTACGCCATGGGCAAGCAGACCGCGGCCATGGCCAAGAAAATCCTGGACGGGACCAAACCCGGTGCCATGCCCGTCGAGTCCCTCACCAACCTGGACGTGCACTTGAACCTGAAGGCCGCCAAGGCCCAGGGCGTTACCGTGCCTGAGGACGTGGTCAAGAAGGCCGTAAAAAAATTCGAGTAG
- a CDS encoding ABC transporter permease: MSFYAFIGALEQGFVFGLMVLGVYLTFRILDFPDLTVDGSLPLGAAVSSVCIGAGLNPYLSLIPATLAGFLAGAVTGILNTRLKILHLLSSILTMIALYSINIRIMGKPNFTLLGKTTVLDSLATLGLPSWMAAPALFALITILAAATLIWFTRTQLGQAMLATGDNPRMITALGVNTGSMIVLGVGLSNALVALCGALVAQNQGSADVNMGVGTIVAGLASVIIGETLLGKGSITKMILAAVTGSVVYRLAIALALSFKMGSFSFAPSDLNLITALIVVAALTAPKLKGSRFWKAAA; this comes from the coding sequence ATGTCCTTTTACGCCTTCATCGGAGCGCTCGAACAGGGCTTCGTCTTCGGTCTCATGGTGCTGGGGGTGTACCTCACCTTCCGCATCCTGGACTTCCCCGATCTCACCGTGGACGGGTCCCTGCCTTTGGGAGCTGCCGTCTCCTCGGTGTGCATTGGCGCGGGGCTGAACCCCTACCTGTCGCTCATACCCGCCACACTGGCCGGATTCCTGGCAGGGGCGGTCACAGGGATTCTGAACACCCGGCTCAAGATCCTTCATCTGCTCTCCTCAATTCTTACCATGATCGCGCTCTACTCCATCAACATCCGCATCATGGGCAAACCCAACTTCACGCTCCTGGGCAAAACCACAGTGCTGGACTCCCTGGCCACGCTCGGCCTACCTTCCTGGATGGCCGCCCCCGCCCTGTTCGCCCTCATCACCATTCTTGCCGCCGCCACCCTCATCTGGTTCACCCGCACCCAGCTTGGCCAGGCCATGCTGGCCACCGGCGACAACCCGCGCATGATCACCGCCCTTGGCGTTAACACCGGAAGCATGATTGTTCTGGGCGTGGGGCTTTCCAACGCCCTGGTGGCCCTGTGCGGCGCCCTGGTGGCCCAGAACCAGGGATCGGCCGATGTGAACATGGGCGTCGGCACCATAGTGGCCGGGCTGGCCTCGGTGATCATCGGCGAGACCCTGCTCGGCAAGGGCAGCATCACCAAGATGATCCTGGCCGCGGTCACCGGTTCCGTGGTCTACCGACTGGCCATCGCCCTGGCCCTGTCGTTCAAGATGGGGAGTTTCTCTTTCGCGCCAAGCGACTTGAACCTCATCACGGCCTTGATCGTCGTGGCCGCCCTTACCGCGCCCAAGCTCAAGGGTTCACGGTTCTGGAAGGCGGCCGCCTGA